The following proteins come from a genomic window of Flavobacterium eburneipallidum:
- a CDS encoding alpha/beta hydrolase, with amino-acid sequence MKQNYIFLVLTMTLISSLTMAQTDSKIIEDFKPSTVNQPGKEFPKVNSQGYARFRIEAPTADSVRVSLGLGGKGGTKLTKSADGAWTGTTGGPMDEGFHYYHINIDGGTFNDPGALNFYGSTRWESGIEIPAHDQDFYALKAVPHGNVQQILFPSKSTNTSRRAFVYTPPGYGKEQSKRYPVLYLQHGWGEDETAWSNQGHANLIMDNLIAEGKIKPFIIVMTYGMTNEIKFGGLRNFDVTAFQTVLVDELIPYIDANFQTIAKQSHRAMGGLSMGGMETKMVTLNKTDVFSQYALLSGGTYSSEDIKDKSKVKLIFLSCGSKERPDGVKNAVVTLKNAGFNAVSYVSEGTGHEFQTWRRSLKELAPLLFKE; translated from the coding sequence ATGAAACAGAATTATATTTTTTTAGTGTTAACAATGACTTTAATTAGTTCGTTAACGATGGCACAAACAGATTCAAAAATTATTGAAGATTTTAAACCTTCTACAGTAAATCAACCCGGAAAAGAGTTTCCGAAAGTAAATTCTCAAGGATATGCGCGTTTTCGTATTGAAGCACCCACTGCTGATAGCGTTAGAGTAAGCCTTGGATTAGGAGGCAAAGGAGGAACAAAATTAACGAAATCTGCTGATGGCGCTTGGACAGGAACTACAGGAGGCCCAATGGATGAAGGGTTTCATTATTATCACATCAATATAGATGGAGGGACATTTAACGATCCTGGAGCATTAAATTTTTATGGTTCTACTCGTTGGGAAAGCGGTATCGAAATTCCGGCTCATGATCAAGATTTCTATGCCCTAAAAGCAGTGCCTCATGGAAATGTGCAACAAATACTTTTTCCTTCAAAAAGCACTAATACTTCCCGTCGTGCCTTTGTTTATACTCCGCCTGGATATGGCAAAGAGCAATCAAAACGCTATCCAGTGCTGTATTTGCAACACGGTTGGGGCGAAGATGAAACCGCATGGAGCAATCAAGGACACGCTAATTTGATTATGGACAATCTTATAGCCGAAGGAAAAATTAAACCCTTTATTATTGTTATGACTTATGGAATGACAAACGAAATTAAGTTTGGGGGATTAAGAAATTTTGATGTTACAGCTTTTCAAACCGTTTTAGTCGACGAATTGATTCCTTATATAGACGCTAACTTCCAAACAATAGCCAAACAATCGCATCGTGCTATGGGAGGACTTTCAATGGGAGGTATGGAAACAAAAATGGTCACGTTAAACAAAACAGATGTTTTCTCTCAATATGCGCTACTTAGCGGCGGAACTTACAGTTCTGAAGATATTAAAGATAAATCTAAAGTAAAACTAATCTTCTTGAGTTGTGGAAGTAAAGAAAGACCTGATGGAGTTAAAAATGCAGTTGTAACTCTCAAAAATGCAGGTTTTAATGCTGTTTCTTATGTTTCAGAAGGAACAGGTCACGAATTTCAAACTTGGCGTCGTAGTTTAAAAGAGTTGGCACCGCTTTTATTTAAAGAGTAG
- a CDS encoding glycosyl hydrolase family 8: protein MKNQKYLHLYVSKIGLSLLIVFFSSTIVFAQEKKKSKGSFESIKYRNVFKEAGYKKADIDKKLSKAYYDVFEGPNRVYFTVNDTMAYVSDVKNKDARTEGMSYGMMVAVQLNKKEVFDKIWRFSKAYLQHQSGSREGYFAWSLNPVTMKQNSPGSASDGELYYITSLLFAANKWGNDTGIDYYKEARRILDAMWKKDGTDNIYNLINTEHKQITFVPEGNSYNWTDPSYHLPAFYEVWSEYAKDGHQEFYKACADTSRVFFHRATHPVTALNSDYTEFNGEPHPTRWMPAGFRYDSWRVPMNIAMDYAWFGKDKKWQKEYAVRFQNFLRSKGMDTYEDQFNLDGSTPEFILQAGPVKKLRHSIGLVSTAATTALINDEKGSLDFVHAVWNAKLEPYEDGYFDPYYDGLMYLFSLMHLSGNYQIITSKAN, encoded by the coding sequence ATGAAAAACCAAAAATATTTGCATTTATATGTTTCTAAAATAGGTCTGTCTTTATTGATTGTTTTTTTCTCTTCGACCATTGTTTTTGCTCAAGAAAAGAAAAAATCAAAAGGTTCTTTTGAGTCTATAAAGTATAGAAATGTTTTTAAAGAAGCAGGTTACAAAAAGGCTGATATCGATAAGAAACTTTCAAAAGCTTATTATGATGTTTTCGAAGGCCCTAATCGAGTTTATTTTACTGTGAATGATACGATGGCTTATGTTTCTGATGTAAAAAACAAGGACGCAAGAACCGAAGGAATGTCTTATGGAATGATGGTAGCAGTTCAGTTAAATAAAAAAGAGGTTTTTGATAAAATTTGGAGATTTTCTAAAGCGTATCTACAACATCAAAGCGGTTCACGAGAAGGCTATTTTGCTTGGAGTTTAAATCCAGTCACTATGAAACAAAACTCGCCTGGATCAGCATCTGATGGGGAATTGTATTATATAACTAGTCTTTTGTTTGCTGCTAATAAATGGGGAAATGACACAGGAATAGATTATTACAAAGAAGCCAGAAGAATATTAGATGCGATGTGGAAAAAAGATGGGACGGACAATATCTATAATCTTATTAATACGGAACACAAACAAATAACTTTTGTTCCTGAAGGAAATAGTTATAATTGGACAGATCCATCCTACCATTTACCTGCTTTTTATGAAGTTTGGTCTGAATATGCAAAAGATGGACATCAAGAATTTTATAAAGCGTGTGCAGATACTTCAAGAGTGTTTTTTCATAGGGCAACGCATCCTGTAACAGCTCTTAATTCCGACTATACCGAATTCAATGGAGAACCGCATCCTACACGTTGGATGCCAGCAGGATTCCGTTATGATTCTTGGCGAGTTCCTATGAACATTGCTATGGATTATGCTTGGTTTGGCAAGGATAAAAAATGGCAGAAAGAATATGCTGTACGGTTTCAAAATTTTTTAAGATCAAAAGGAATGGATACTTATGAAGATCAATTCAATCTTGATGGTTCAACGCCAGAATTTATTTTGCAAGCAGGTCCAGTAAAAAAATTAAGACATTCGATTGGATTAGTTTCTACAGCCGCAACAACAGCATTAATAAATGATGAAAAAGGGAGTTTAGATTTTGTACACGCTGTTTGGAATGCTAAACTAGAACCTTATGAGGATGGGTATTTCGACCCTTACTATGACGGTTTGATGTATCTTTTTAGTTTGATGCATTTAAGCGGGAATTATCAAATTATCACTTCAAAAGCCAATTAG
- a CDS encoding alpha/beta hydrolase, translating into MKRANKGFRDNTQGKLFLVLHFLFFSVVINAQEIITLYPSKIPNSKPSTLKESGAGMYKDVTIPTLEYFKPNAENASGVAVIIVPGGGYSVVVYNGEGVSTAKALAEKGIAAFVLKYRLPNEAIMVDKKIGPLQDAQQAIKLVRDNAQKWGLDKNKIGIMGFSAGGHLASTAATHFEKSYIENKENTSLRPDFQILVYPVISMTTALTHTGSRDNLLGKNPTNEEVDLFSNELQVKANTPITYLTHTADDTTVDVDNSIQYFEKLRHNKVDAEMHIYPKGGHGFIFKHPNWMNPLLDWLESNAWLKK; encoded by the coding sequence ATGAAAAGAGCAAATAAAGGTTTTCGGGATAATACACAAGGAAAGCTATTTTTAGTATTGCATTTTCTATTCTTTTCTGTGGTTATTAATGCACAAGAGATAATCACTTTATACCCTTCTAAAATTCCTAACTCAAAACCATCAACCCTAAAAGAGTCGGGTGCAGGAATGTATAAAGATGTAACCATCCCAACACTTGAATATTTTAAACCCAATGCCGAAAATGCTTCGGGAGTAGCCGTAATCATTGTTCCGGGTGGCGGCTATTCGGTAGTGGTTTATAATGGCGAAGGAGTAAGTACGGCCAAAGCATTGGCAGAAAAAGGTATTGCAGCCTTTGTACTTAAATACAGATTGCCCAATGAAGCCATAATGGTTGACAAAAAAATAGGACCATTACAAGATGCGCAACAGGCCATTAAATTAGTTAGGGACAATGCTCAAAAATGGGGATTGGACAAAAATAAAATTGGCATTATGGGTTTTTCGGCAGGTGGACATTTAGCTTCGACAGCAGCGACTCATTTTGAGAAATCCTATATAGAAAATAAAGAAAATACCAGTCTGCGTCCTGATTTCCAGATTTTAGTGTATCCAGTTATTAGTATGACAACAGCTTTGACTCATACAGGTTCAAGAGATAATTTATTAGGAAAAAATCCAACAAATGAAGAGGTTGATTTGTTTTCTAATGAACTTCAAGTAAAAGCGAATACGCCAATTACTTATCTAACCCATACTGCTGATGATACCACAGTTGATGTTGATAATAGCATTCAATATTTTGAAAAATTAAGGCATAATAAAGTGGATGCCGAAATGCACATTTATCCAAAAGGAGGACACGGATTTATTTTTAAGCACCCTAATTGGATGAATCCATTGTTAGATTGGCTTGAAAGTAATGCTTGGCTAAAAAAATGA
- a CDS encoding glycosyl hydrolase 115 family protein, with product MKRFLILLVLLPYLSFAQIIVSNTIDKKNANFSIVGKRDVAAIFYDSSENILVKKASDFFADDIEKVSGKRPVVSFADNLQENNVIIIGTIGNNRMINQLVVEKKINLDALKGQWESFSIQTVDNPFPGVKKALVIVGSDRRGAAYGVFSISKEIGVSPWYWWADAPIVKKDEIYLEKCNYVSNGPAVKYRGIFINDESPSFRNWAVEKFGGINHKTYEKIFELLLRNRANYLWPSMWLPTMFNVDDPLNPKTADEFGIVVSTSHHEPMMRAHNEWSLFKGGAWDYQTNKKQLQYFWRGGVERNKNYESAITIGMRGDGDAGMSEGTAVDLLKTIIKDQREIIAEVTGKPAEKTPQVWAIYKEVQDYYDKGMRVDDDITILFSDDNWGNIRYLPKKEDLNRSGGYGMYYHFDYVGAPVSYKWLNTTQIERVWEQMKLTYEHGVKNLWIANVGDIKPMELPISFFMDYAWNPDAIQAEDLPKYYANWSKQQFGNEYTNEIAELLSLYTKYNARRTPEMVTPNTYSLENYREADRIVDEYNTLVEKSRKVYGKLAEKYKTAFYQLVLSPIEMSANVNEMYVAAAKNKYYGERGAASANYYADKVKELFEKDAELAKAYHELKDGKWNHMMSQTHIGYTYWDHPPLNMMPAVSYVQIHKPAELGYLLEYGKKPQWGWLGVEAQWAFSEELPQFDPINNQNYYVDIINRGEEKLNYTIKGKDNWIKLSKEQGTIQFDEKVYVSIDWEKAPKKDIIGEIIISGTGKEYVVKVPIHYTLSKASGFVENEGVIAFEAANFTRKTDSKEVHWTVVPNFGRTDSSIIVEPVTANRQTLSPNSPSIEYDFTVFKEGNLAIETYLSPTQDFHKKDGLRYAISIDEGQPQIINMNEGEVKPDYEYADWWSKSVGDHIKIKNSTHKMDKPGKHTLKIWMIDPGIVFQKFVIDAGGLKPSYLGPIESVNVKAK from the coding sequence ATGAAAAGATTTTTAATACTGCTGGTATTATTGCCTTATTTATCATTTGCCCAAATAATTGTAAGCAACACCATTGATAAAAAAAACGCTAATTTTTCAATTGTTGGAAAGAGAGATGTTGCCGCTATTTTTTACGACAGCTCAGAGAACATATTAGTAAAAAAAGCGTCCGATTTTTTTGCAGACGACATTGAGAAAGTTTCAGGTAAGCGACCAGTCGTTTCTTTTGCTGATAATTTGCAGGAGAATAATGTTATTATCATTGGAACAATTGGCAACAATCGTATGATAAACCAATTAGTTGTTGAAAAGAAAATAAACCTTGACGCTCTTAAAGGACAATGGGAAAGTTTTAGTATTCAAACAGTTGATAACCCATTTCCTGGGGTAAAAAAGGCTTTAGTTATAGTTGGAAGTGATCGTAGAGGAGCTGCTTATGGGGTTTTTAGCATTTCCAAAGAAATTGGAGTTTCGCCTTGGTATTGGTGGGCAGATGCACCGATTGTGAAAAAGGATGAAATATATCTTGAAAAATGCAACTATGTTTCGAATGGACCAGCGGTAAAATACCGTGGAATATTCATAAACGATGAATCACCGTCATTCAGAAATTGGGCAGTTGAAAAATTTGGAGGTATTAACCACAAAACCTATGAAAAAATATTCGAATTGCTTTTGCGAAACAGAGCCAACTACTTATGGCCTTCAATGTGGTTGCCTACTATGTTTAACGTCGATGATCCATTGAATCCTAAAACGGCCGATGAATTTGGAATTGTTGTGTCAACTAGTCATCATGAACCGATGATGCGAGCTCATAATGAATGGTCGTTGTTCAAAGGAGGTGCTTGGGATTATCAAACCAATAAAAAGCAACTTCAATACTTTTGGCGAGGAGGAGTTGAACGGAACAAAAACTATGAAAGCGCTATTACTATTGGAATGCGTGGCGATGGCGATGCAGGAATGTCTGAAGGAACTGCTGTGGATCTTTTGAAAACTATCATTAAAGATCAGCGTGAAATTATTGCCGAGGTAACAGGCAAACCAGCCGAAAAAACACCTCAAGTATGGGCTATTTATAAAGAGGTACAGGATTACTATGATAAAGGAATGCGGGTAGATGATGATATAACAATTCTATTCAGTGATGATAACTGGGGAAACATACGCTATCTTCCTAAAAAAGAAGATTTAAATCGTTCCGGTGGATACGGTATGTATTATCATTTTGATTATGTGGGTGCTCCGGTTTCATACAAATGGCTGAACACTACCCAAATTGAGCGGGTTTGGGAACAAATGAAACTCACATATGAACACGGTGTGAAAAATTTATGGATAGCGAATGTTGGCGATATCAAGCCTATGGAATTGCCTATCAGTTTTTTTATGGATTATGCTTGGAACCCAGATGCCATTCAAGCCGAAGATTTGCCAAAGTACTATGCCAATTGGTCAAAGCAGCAATTTGGTAATGAATATACTAATGAAATTGCAGAACTGCTTTCACTTTATACAAAATACAATGCTAGACGTACTCCAGAAATGGTAACGCCAAATACCTATAGCCTTGAAAATTATAGAGAAGCAGATAGAATTGTTGACGAATACAATACACTGGTCGAAAAGAGCAGAAAAGTTTATGGAAAGCTTGCAGAAAAATATAAAACGGCATTTTATCAATTGGTGCTTTCTCCAATTGAAATGTCTGCAAACGTTAACGAAATGTATGTTGCTGCAGCTAAAAACAAATATTATGGCGAGCGTGGTGCAGCATCTGCAAATTACTATGCGGATAAAGTAAAAGAATTATTCGAAAAAGATGCTGAATTAGCAAAAGCCTACCATGAACTAAAAGACGGAAAATGGAACCATATGATGTCACAAACCCATATTGGTTATACGTATTGGGATCACCCTCCATTGAATATGATGCCTGCTGTTTCTTATGTTCAAATTCACAAACCAGCTGAATTGGGCTATTTGTTGGAATATGGAAAAAAACCACAATGGGGATGGCTTGGTGTGGAGGCACAATGGGCTTTTAGTGAGGAACTGCCACAATTTGATCCAATCAATAACCAGAATTATTATGTTGATATCATCAATCGAGGCGAGGAAAAGTTAAACTATACCATTAAAGGAAAAGACAATTGGATTAAGCTTTCCAAGGAACAAGGAACCATACAGTTTGACGAAAAAGTGTATGTAAGTATTGATTGGGAAAAAGCACCGAAAAAAGATATTATTGGCGAAATCATTATATCCGGAACTGGAAAAGAATATGTGGTTAAAGTTCCTATACACTACACGCTTTCAAAAGCATCAGGTTTTGTAGAAAATGAAGGCGTAATAGCATTCGAAGCTGCAAATTTTACTAGAAAAACAGACTCCAAAGAGGTTCATTGGACGGTAGTTCCAAATTTCGGAAGAACGGATTCGTCAATTATTGTTGAGCCTGTAACGGCAAACAGACAAACTTTGAGTCCTAATTCACCAAGTATTGAATATGATTTTACTGTTTTCAAAGAAGGAAATTTAGCAATCGAAACTTACTTATCGCCAACTCAAGACTTCCATAAAAAAGACGGATTGCGATATGCTATTTCTATTGATGAGGGACAACCGCAAATCATTAATATGAACGAAGGTGAAGTTAAACCAGATTATGAATATGCAGATTGGTGGTCAAAATCGGTTGGCGATCATATCAAAATAAAAAACTCAACGCATAAAATGGATAAGCCAGGCAAGCATACTCTCAAAATATGGATGATTGATCCAGGTATTGTTTTTCAAAAATTTGTGATTGATGCAGGAGGACTAAAACCGAGTTATTTGGGGCCAATAGAAAGTGTAAATGTGAAGGCTAAATAA
- a CDS encoding sialate O-acetylesterase — protein sequence MKKEIRNYVLAVVLILAGQHSYSQDKNFQIYLSFGQSNMEGAAKIEPQDTVEVDGRFQVLEAVNCPELGREMGKWYTAVPPLCRCKTGLTLTDYFGRTLVESLPKKVKVGIINVAVGGCKIELFDKDKYENYMTSAPDWMKGMVKEYDGNPYARLVEMAKIAQKSGVIKGILLHQGESNTNDTLWTKKVKIVYDNLMKDLNLDPKKVPLLAGEVVNADQGGICASMNKIIATLPETIPNSYVISSKGCTDGKDNLHFDAAGYRELGKRYAEKMLSLSENKASK from the coding sequence ATGAAAAAAGAAATTAGAAATTATGTTTTAGCTGTGGTATTAATCTTGGCTGGTCAACATTCCTATTCACAGGATAAAAATTTTCAAATTTATTTGAGTTTTGGACAATCCAATATGGAGGGAGCGGCTAAAATAGAACCGCAAGATACCGTTGAAGTTGATGGCCGTTTTCAGGTTTTAGAAGCGGTAAATTGTCCAGAATTGGGTCGTGAAATGGGGAAATGGTACACAGCCGTTCCACCATTATGTCGTTGTAAGACAGGTTTGACACTCACGGATTATTTTGGAAGAACATTGGTAGAAAGTCTTCCTAAAAAAGTCAAAGTTGGAATCATTAATGTAGCTGTTGGAGGTTGTAAAATAGAACTTTTTGACAAGGATAAATATGAAAACTATATGACTTCAGCTCCTGATTGGATGAAAGGGATGGTCAAAGAGTATGATGGAAATCCTTATGCAAGGTTAGTTGAAATGGCGAAAATTGCTCAGAAAAGTGGTGTGATAAAAGGGATTTTATTGCATCAAGGAGAATCGAACACAAATGATACCCTTTGGACAAAAAAGGTCAAAATAGTGTATGACAATCTAATGAAAGATTTGAATCTAGATCCCAAAAAAGTACCACTATTAGCAGGAGAAGTCGTTAATGCCGATCAAGGCGGTATATGCGCCAGTATGAATAAAATTATTGCCACACTTCCAGAAACTATTCCTAATTCATACGTGATTTCATCTAAAGGATGTACTGACGGTAAAGATAATTTACATTTTGATGCTGCGGGATACAGAGAATTAGGTAAACGATATGCAGAGAAAATGCTTTCGCTATCAGAAAATAAAGCTTCTAAATAA
- a CDS encoding SGNH/GDSL hydrolase family protein, giving the protein MKKQHIKCFLFFSLLIFVLGCKSNQTVTTEKVTNQNWVGTWATAQMLVEPNNMPPAPGLTDNTLRQIIRVSIGGKRMRLRFSNIFSDEATVLKSVSVANVVEGSTIDGKTQKILSFNGNAGITMNPKQEVFSDAFDFALQPNQLLAITIHYGVTSQKTSGHPGSRTTSYILQGDQVNNVDFAGAVKTDHWYSIMGLDVIATKKSATIVCLGNSITDGRGSGTNKQNRWTDIVSARLLANKSTENIGVLNLGIGGNCVVRGGLGPTALDRFNRDVLSQEGVKWLVLLEGINDIGGIRKAEDAPVRAQELIDAYKVMIEKAHTKGIKVYGCTILPFAKSFYDAPFKQEARDIVNAWIRNKNSGFDAVIDFDKAMVSEPDSKTILSNMHDNDFLHPNELGYKRMGEMIDLDLFK; this is encoded by the coding sequence ATGAAAAAGCAACATATCAAATGTTTTTTGTTTTTTAGTCTTCTCATTTTTGTTTTGGGATGCAAATCCAATCAAACAGTAACAACCGAGAAAGTAACTAATCAAAATTGGGTGGGCACTTGGGCTACCGCTCAGATGTTAGTTGAACCAAACAATATGCCTCCAGCTCCAGGCCTTACGGATAATACTCTTCGACAAATTATAAGAGTTTCAATAGGAGGAAAGCGTATGCGATTGCGTTTTTCGAATATTTTTAGTGATGAAGCTACAGTTTTAAAATCAGTGAGTGTAGCCAATGTTGTTGAGGGATCAACCATTGATGGAAAAACTCAAAAGATTCTTAGCTTCAATGGAAATGCTGGTATAACAATGAATCCGAAGCAGGAAGTGTTTTCAGATGCTTTTGATTTTGCATTGCAGCCCAATCAGCTTTTAGCTATTACCATTCATTATGGAGTTACTTCTCAAAAAACATCAGGACATCCTGGTTCCCGCACCACTTCTTATATTTTGCAAGGAGATCAGGTAAATAATGTAGATTTTGCTGGAGCAGTAAAAACAGATCATTGGTATTCTATTATGGGATTGGATGTCATTGCTACTAAAAAATCGGCGACCATAGTATGTTTAGGAAATTCAATTACTGACGGTCGTGGATCAGGAACAAATAAACAAAATAGATGGACCGATATAGTATCAGCTCGTTTGTTAGCCAATAAAAGTACAGAGAATATTGGAGTTTTGAATTTAGGAATTGGAGGAAACTGTGTGGTTCGTGGCGGATTAGGACCAACGGCATTAGATCGTTTTAATAGAGATGTATTATCTCAAGAAGGTGTAAAATGGTTGGTTTTACTCGAAGGAATAAATGATATTGGAGGAATTAGAAAAGCCGAAGATGCCCCAGTTAGAGCACAAGAACTTATTGATGCTTATAAAGTAATGATTGAAAAGGCACATACTAAAGGAATTAAAGTATACGGCTGTACTATTTTGCCGTTTGCAAAATCTTTTTATGACGCTCCATTCAAACAAGAAGCAAGAGATATTGTAAATGCGTGGATCCGAAATAAAAACAGCGGTTTTGATGCTGTAATTGATTTTGATAAAGCAATGGTTTCAGAACCTGACTCTAAGACTATTTTATCCAATATGCACGATAATGATTTTTTGCATCCAAATGAATTGGGGTATAAAAGAATGGGCGAAATGATAGATTTAGATTTATTTAAATAA